A region of Candidatus Megaera polyxenophila DNA encodes the following proteins:
- a CDS encoding rlpA lipoprotein, with translation MFGSMFSKRLLKYIYNASSLVMLCLIAVILSSCQSNPKSFQTLSKEDRHNTKYKGHFKVGNKYSIKGKSYKPKKYNKYAKVGKASWYGHKDGSHGKKTANGDTYNKELLTAAHKTLHMPSLVKVKNLENGKSVIVLVNDRGPFARDREIDVSEKAAKLLGFKHRGTAQVKVQYLHSETQKMLKTFGLADKEGFISKRPLPNRKCSVNCHVKLVNLKYGYKVDS, from the coding sequence ATGTTTGGGAGTATGTTTAGTAAAAGGTTACTTAAATATATTTATAACGCTAGCTCGCTAGTAATGTTATGTCTTATTGCAGTGATATTATCATCCTGTCAAAGCAATCCGAAGTCTTTCCAAACTTTGTCTAAGGAAGATAGACACAATACAAAATATAAAGGACATTTTAAAGTCGGGAATAAATATAGTATTAAAGGTAAGTCCTATAAACCTAAAAAGTACAATAAGTATGCTAAAGTTGGTAAAGCTTCATGGTACGGTCATAAGGACGGTTCTCATGGTAAAAAAACCGCTAATGGGGATACGTATAATAAGGAACTATTAACAGCTGCGCATAAAACCCTTCATATGCCCTCTCTGGTTAAAGTCAAGAATCTAGAGAACGGCAAATCTGTTATAGTACTTGTCAACGATAGAGGGCCTTTTGCACGTGATAGGGAAATCGATGTATCAGAAAAGGCTGCTAAATTACTTGGTTTTAAACATCGAGGAACAGCTCAAGTAAAGGTACAGTATCTGCATTCTGAAACGCAAAAAATGTTAAAAACTTTTGGTCTTGCCGATAAAGAAGGTTTTATTTCCAAGAGACCACTGCCTAATAGGAAATGCAGCGTTAACTGTCATGTTAAACTTGTGAACCTGAAATATGGATATAAAGTTGATTCGTAA